A single genomic interval of Anopheles marshallii chromosome 2, idAnoMarsDA_429_01, whole genome shotgun sequence harbors:
- the LOC128708009 gene encoding DNA-directed RNA polymerase III subunit RPC7-like produces MAGRGRGKTSGTLTQEQLQSLGVTSKEIQAVTSAAPPPLYPPLLSKPVPLESNADRSYKILWKEDFISYLRESTYYTTKKSSKITVQRYCDKVINVIENDPKTKREGDFLWKLMPAELKPSFKRSKVASGPTKEKRMRSADDIDAKLKALEQKESSGDNADVVKKEKSDSEDEKDGEDQEEEMIDEEMDDDNDYGNNYFDNGEAYNDEDDNLDDGPVY; encoded by the exons ATGGCTGGTCGTGGTCGTGGTAAAACCAGCGGTACATTAACTCAAGAGCAATTGCAATCGTTAGGGGTCACGAGTAAAGAAATTCAGGCCGTTACATCGGCAGCTCCACCGCCGTTATATCCTCCACTGCTGTCGAAACCTGTACCGTTGGAG TCGAACGCTGATCGAAGCTATAAAATCCTATGGAAAGAAGATTTCATCTCGTATTTGCGAGAATCAACGTACTACACAACGAAGAAAAGTTCTAAAATAACTGTCCAGCGCTATTGTGATAAAGTCATT AATGTTATAGAGAAcgatccaaaaacaaaacgggaagGAGATTTTCTGTGGAAATTAATGCCTGCCGAGCTGAAACCTAGTTTCAAACGGTCGAAGGTGGCGTCCGGACCAACGAAGGAGAAGCGAATGCGTAGCGCGGATGATATTGATGCTAAGCTCAAAGCACTTGAGCAGAAAGAATCATCCGGCGACAATGCCGATGTGGTTAAGAAGGAGAAAAGTGATTCTGAAGATGAAAAAGATGGCGAGGATCAGGAGGAGGAAATGATCGACGAGGAGATGGACGACGACAATGATTATGGAAATAACTATTTCGATAATGGCGAGGCATATAACGACGAGGACGACAATCTAGACGATGGACCAGTTTATTAA
- the LOC128707849 gene encoding mpv17-like protein 2, with amino-acid sequence MRRVWKLLFGRYLLVTNTVSSGVLMLAGDVAAQEIESRLENKQKSNSQGYDLQRMFNMTLVGLSQGPLHHYLYKWMDVLLPGAAVRTVFKKIAIDQFAISPIFIVTYLYSAGLLEGSTVTECTTELQQKYWTIYTADWLVWPPTQFINFYLISPKYRVLYINAITMLYNVFLCYIKHNDDLVTQLTGKARKKEEPSDASS; translated from the exons ATGAGGCGTGTCTGGAAGCTATTGTTCGGACGATATCTATTGGTAACAAATACGGTTAGTTCCGGTGTGTTGATGTTGGCCGGCGATGTGGCAGCACAAGAAATTGAAAGCAGACTggagaacaaacaaaagtccAACTCGCAGGGGTACGATTTGCAGCGGATGT TCAATATGACATTGGTTGGACTGTCCCAAGGTCCATTGCATCATTATCTGTACAAATGGATGGATGTATTACTTCCCGGTGCTGCGGTACGGACGGTGTTCAAAAAAATCGCTATCGACCAATTTGCGATATCTCCCATCTTCATCGTTACGTACCTCTATAGTGCCGGTTTACTGGAAGGTTCAACCGTGACTGAATGTACCACCGAATTGCAGCAGAAGTACTGGACTATCTATACAGCAGACTGGCTCGTGTGGCCTCCGACGCAATTCATAAACTTCTACTTAATCAGTCCAAAATACCGTGTGCTGTATATTAATGCTATTACCATGTTGTATAATGTGTTTCTTTGCTACATCAAGCATAACGACGATCTCGTTACGCAGCTAACCGGGAAAGCACGCAAAAAAGAGGAACCTTCGGATGCCTCTTCGTGA
- the LOC128708421 gene encoding N-acetylgalactosaminyltransferase 6, protein MRRNVRTLVKYAFVSGGVLLFLTLIIRSFSEDAKTPLNGVFGPEALVQKVPHAKEGSFFNEPPKNVNHKRIDWHNYDLIHEEAKRSGIGEQGKAGHLDKSEAELKDKLFKKNGFNAVLSDKISLNRSLPDIRHRGCRKKQYLDELPTVSVVVPFYNEHWSTLLRTASSVLLRSPPELIAEIILVDDCSTKDFLKKQLDDYVSENMPKVKIVRLPERSGLITARLAGAKIATADVLIFLDSHTEANVNWLPPLLEPIAVDYRTCVCPFIDVIDWDTFEYRAQDEGARGAFDWKFFYKRLPLLPKDLQNPTEPFESPVMAGGLFAISAKFFWEIGGYDEGLDIWGGEQYELSFKVWQCGGKMYDAPCSRVGHIYRGYAPFGNPRKKDFLTRNYKRVAEVWMDEYKEYLYMRDRKKYENTDVGDISRQLAIREKLQCKPFKWFMTHVAFDLVEKYPPIEPPDFANGAIQSVASPGLCVDTLNHGEKQTIGLYSCAKDKVLPQPNQYFQLSWHRDLRIKFGELCWDVSESVPNAKILLYHCHGGQGNQLWRYDAESQMLKQGKNNRCLDMNLDSREIFVNPCDLANPRQRWRWGFVNMTSIAQWDSYGAKVIE, encoded by the coding sequence ATGAGGAGAAACGTCCGTACCCTGGTGAAGTACGCGTTTGTTTCCGGTggagtgttgttgtttctcaCGCTAATCATCCGGTCGTTCAGTGAAGATGCCAAAACACCCCTGAACGGTGTGTTTGGTCCGGAGGCACTCGTGCAGAAAGTGCCGCACGCAAAGGAAGGATCGTTTTTCAATGAACCACCGAAGAATGTGAATCACAAGCGGATCGACTGGCATAACTACGATCTTATCCATGAGGAAGCCAAACGGAGCGGAATCGGAGAGCAAGGCAAGGCTGGTCATTTGGACAAAAGCGAGGCCGAGCTGAAAGATAAGCTGTTCAAGAAGAATGGATTCAACGCAGTGCTGAGCgataaaatttcactgaatCGATCGCTACCCGACATACGCCATCGCGGGTGCCGCAAGAAACAATACCTGGATGAACTTCCGACCGTAAGTGTTGTCGTACCGTTCTACAATGAACACTGGAGCACACTGCTACGGACCGCGTCGAGTGTGTTGCTTCGGTCACCTCCGGAACTCATTGCCGAAATCATCCTTGTGGATGACTGTAGCACGAAGGATTTTCTCAAGAAGCAGCTAGATGATTACGTCTCGGAGAATATGCCTAAAGTGAAGATCGTCAGATTACCGGAACGGTCGGGGTTGATAACTGCCCGGTTGGCTGGTGCCAAAATTGCCACAGCCGATGTGCTCATCTTCCTGGATTCGCACACAGAAGCGAACGTGAACTGGTTGCCTCCGCTGCTGGAACCGATTGCCGTCGATTATCGTACCTGCGTATGCCCGTTCATCGACGTTATCGATTGGGACACGTTCGAGTATCGGGCACAGGACGAAGGTGCCCGCGGTGCCTTCGATTGGAAGTTTTTCTATAAACGGCTGCCTCTGCTGCCTAAGGATTTGCAAAATCCCACCGAACCGTTCGAAAGTCCGGTAATGGCGGGAGGACTGTTCGCGATCAGTGCTAAATTTTTCTGGGAAATTGGAGGCTACGACGAAGGTTTGGACATTTGGGGCGGCGAGCAGTACGAGCTAAGCTTCAAGGTGTGGCAATGCGGTGGCAAGATGTACGACGCACCATGTTCGCGCGTTGGTCATATCTACCGTGGGTACGCACCGTTTGGTAACCCGCGCAAGAAAGACTTCCTGACGCGCAACTACAAACGTGTGGCCGAAGTGTGGATGGACGAGTACAAGGAATATCTGTACATGCGCGATCGGAAGAAGTATGAAAACACGGACGTGGGAGACATCTCACGGCAGTTGGCGATCCGTGAGAAGCTGCAGTGTAAACCATTCAAATGGTTCATGACACATGTGGCGTTCGATCTGGTCGAAAAGTACCCACCAATCGAGCCACCAGATTTTGCGAACGGTGCCATACAGAGTGTGGCCAGTCCGGGGCTTTGCGTTGATACGCTGAATCATGGCGAAAAGCAAACGATAGGCCTTTACTCATGCGCTAAAGATAAGGTACTACCACAACCTAATCAGTATTTCCAGCTGTCCTGGCATCGGGATTTGCGCATCAAGTTCGGCGAGCTATGCTGGGACGTGTCGGAGAGCGTACCGAATGCAAAAATCCTACTTTACCACTGTCATGGTGGACAGGGTAACCAACTGTGGCGGTACGATGCCGAGTCGCAAATGCTCAAGCAAGGTAAAAATAATCGTTGCCTCGACATGAACCTCGACAGTCGGGAAATATTTGTGAACCCGTGCGATCTTGCCAATCCGCGACAAAGGTGGCGTTGGGGTTTCGTTAACATGACCTCGATAGCGCAATGGGATTCGTACGGTGCTAAGGTGATCGAATGA
- the LOC128708422 gene encoding G2/mitotic-specific cyclin-A — protein sequence MAAFRVHEDMEKENRVLQALAGGKKNVILGSTNVVPAAAGKNVLLPSIGNQQQQQRTMFSVLDNVQNNVGKNVEKTGKDAKLKNQRAGPLPKPGKAGDENAVEAKHSLQSKAQKKPSAPVEAFKGFEIYDETKENLPEMCIPKKVDTLHEKRAPLQELKHVELLETPMSVAETYSPMSVDKSTSLIVVDQGPVPRNDRERFFEVEEYQEDILVYLKEAEKRNRPKPGYMLKQTDITYSMRTILVDWLVEVSDEYKLQGETLALAVSYIDRFLSFMSVVRAKLQLVGTAAMFIAAKYEEIYPPDVSEFVYITDDTYTKTQVLRMEQLMLKVLSFDLTVPTSLVFINSYCVMNDVPDKVKYLAMYLCELSLLEADPYLTYRPSKIAAGALALARHALDLPMWSKMLENNTGYTLLEMKDIVLDLNKTHIDAATMQQQAIQEKYKSKTYLEVATIPATELPKNSLDKMCEIAVCNAASASTLLFV from the exons ATGGCGGCGTTCCGTGTTCATGAGGATATGGAAAAGGAGAATCGGGTGCTTCAGGCCCTAGCAGGCGGTAAGAAAAATGTAATCCTTGGTTCGACTAATGTCGTTCCGGCGGCAGCTGGGAAAAATGTGCTTTTACCATCCATTGGcaatcagcaacagcagcaacgtaCTATGTTTAGCGTGCTGGATAATGTACAAAATAACGTCGGAAAGAATGTGGAAAAGACG GGGAAGGATGCAAAGCTTAAAAATCAACGTGCCGGCCCTTTGCCAAAGCCGGGCAAGGCAGGAGACGAGAATGCGGTAGAAGCGAAGCATAGTTTACAGTCTAAggcccaaaaaaaaccatccgcaCCAGTGGAAGCATTTAAAGGGTTTGAGATATATGACGAAACTAAGGAAAATTTGCCCGAAATGTGCATTCCCAAGAAAGTTGATACGTTGCACGAGAAACG CGCTCCTTTGCAGGAGTTGAAACACGTGGAATTGCTCGAAACGCCCATGTCGGTGGCGGAAACCTATTCCCCCATGTCCGTGGACAAATCGACTAGCCTGATCGTCGTTGACCAAGGTCCCGTCCCAAGGAACGATCGCGAGCGTTTCTTTGAGGTCGAAGAGTATCAGGAAGACATTCTTGTGTACCTGAAAGAGgctgaaaagcgaaatcgCCCAAAGCCGGGCTATATGTTGAAACAGACGGACATAACCTACTCAATGCGCACGATCCTTGTCGACTGGTTGGTGGAAGTTTCGGACGAATATAAACTGCAAGGAGAAACGCTCGCACTGGCCGTCTCATACATTGATCGGTTTCTTAGCTTCATGTCGGTAGTGCGCGCCAAGCTGCAGCTGGTCGGTACAGCTGCTATGTTCATCGCAGC CAAATACGAGGAAATCTACCCACCGGATGTGAGCGAGTTCGTTTACATCACAGACGACACGTACACCAAGACGCAAGTGTTGCGCATGGAGCAACTAATGCTGAAGGTGCTATCGTTTGACTTGACCGTGCCTACATCATTGGTGTTTATTAACAGCTACTGCGTAATGAATGACGTGCCGGATAAGGTCAAATACTTAGCGATG TATCTTTGTGAGCTGTCGCTATTGGAAGCAGACCCATATCTGACGTATAGGCCGTCAAAAATAGCTGCTGGAGCATTGGCACTAGCAAGACACGCACTCGATTTACCGATGTGGTCGAAGATGCTAGAGAACAACACGGGATACACGTTGCTGGAAATGAAAGATATTGTATTGGACTTAAATAAAACGCATATCGATGCGGCGACGATGCAACAGCAAGCTATTCAGGAAAAGTACAAATCCAAAAC ATACCTCGAAGTCGCAACCATACCCGCTACTGAACTACCTAAGAATTCGCTTGACAAAATGTGTGAGATTGCTGTATGTAACGCAGCTTCTGCTTCAACTCTGCTGTTTGTTTAA
- the LOC128708423 gene encoding ceramide glucosyltransferase has protein sequence MSPTMITIIHCLAIGILIFWCGIWIIHLTAIIYGKVKLHKKASQHPRETPYPSVSILKPLMGVDPNLQSNLETFFLMDYPVYELLFCVESQDDPAIEVVNRLRDKYPSIEAELLVGGSNVGVNPKINNLYPGYVQARYELIMISDAGIRMKSDTLTDMVNHMTEKVGLVHQMPFVCDREGFAAAFEKIYFGTVQSRIYLCADLLGINCHTGMSCLMRKDVLDQLGGVQAFGCYLAEDFFLAKAFHDHNWKLTISSQPAWQNSGICDISSFQARLTRWAKLRVAMVPTTILLEPMSECIIVGLFACGAVKVLFRWNPLVFFLIHTLVWFLSDWVLLSIIQNGALPFNKFTFFVGWAFREVSGPYLFFNALWNPAIRWRTRVYKLAWGGVAYELTSQIKS, from the coding sequence ATGTCGCCAACGATGATAACCATCATACACTGTTTGGCTATCGGTATCCTGATATTTTGGTGCGGAATATGGATCATTCATCTGACGGCCATCATTTACGGGAAGGTAAAACTCCACAAGAAAGCTTCCCAGCATCCACGAGAGACGCCATATCCGTCGGTTTCGATTCTGAAACCACTAATGGGAGTCGATCCCAATTTGCAGAGTAATTTGGAAACGTTTTTCCTCATGGATTATCCGGTGTATGAGCTGCTGTTCTGCGTCGAATCCCAGGACGATCCTGCGATCGAGGTAGTAAATCGGTTACGTGATAAGTATCCCAGCATTGAGGCGGAGCTGCTCGTGGGTGGCTCAAACGTGGGAGTGAATCCAAAGATAAATAATCTCTACCCGGGATATGTGCAGGCTCGGTACGAGCTAATAATGATTTCCGACGCGGGCATTCGCATGAAGAGCGACACACTCACCGACATGGTAAACCATATGACGGAGAAGGTGGGCCTGGTGCATCAAATGCCATTCGTGTGCGACCGGGAAGGTTTTGCTGCCGCCTTTGAGAAGATCTACTTCGGCACGGTGCAGTCGAGGATTTACCTGTGCGCCGATCTGCTCGGTATTAACTGTCACACGGGTATGTCGTGCTTAATGCGGAAGGATGTGCTAGACCAGCTGGGCGGTGTGCAAGCGTTCGGATGCTACCTGGCAGAAGATTTCTTTCTTGCCAAAGCGTTTCACGACCATAACTGGAAGCTAACGATCAGCAGCCAACCAGCGTGGCAGAACTCGGGAATATGTGATATTAGCAGCTTTCAGGCACGGCTCACTCGATGGGCCAAACTAAGGGTGGCCATGGTACCGACGACCATTTTGCTGGAACCGATGTCCGAGTGCATCATCGTAGGTTTGTTCGCGTGCGGTGCCGTCAAAGTACTCTTCCGATGGAATCCACTCGTATTTTTCCTCATTCATACGCTCGTGTGGTTCCTGTCCGATTGGGTTCTGCTGTCGATAATCCAGAATGGGGCGTTACCCTTCAACAAGTTCACCTTCTTCGTTGGGTGGGCTTTTCGTGAGGTCAGTGGCCCTTACCTGTTCTTCAACGCCTTGTGGAATCCGGCGATTAGATGGCGAACTCGCGTGTATAAGCTCGCCTGGGGCGGTGTTGCGTACGAACTTACATCTCAAATTAAATCGTAA